One genomic segment of Sporomusaceae bacterium FL31 includes these proteins:
- a CDS encoding response regulator — protein sequence MKVLTVDDAVFIRVTLRQMLERHGYEVVGEAGNGIECIEKYNELKPDLVTMDITMPEMDGIAALREIKQINPQAKVIMISAMGQEKSVKESILAGACGFILKPFNEEQVIRGLSKFK from the coding sequence ATGAAAGTTCTAACTGTAGATGATGCTGTTTTTATCCGGGTGACTCTTCGACAAATGTTAGAAAGGCATGGGTATGAAGTGGTCGGTGAGGCTGGTAATGGGATTGAGTGTATCGAGAAATACAATGAATTGAAGCCTGATTTGGTGACCATGGACATTACTATGCCTGAAATGGACGGCATAGCGGCTTTGCGGGAAATTAAGCAGATTAACCCTCAGGCAAAAGTCATTATGATTTCGGCTATGGGACAGGAGAAAAGTGTTAAGGAATCAATATTAGCCGGAGCTTGCGGCTTTATTTTGAAACCCTTTAATGAAGAGCAAGTTATTCGTGGACTCAGCAAGTTTAAATAA
- the metA gene encoding homoserine O-succinyltransferase, whose translation MPIKIPNHLPAVNILEKENIFTMDEDRAYSQDIRPLRILLLNLMPTKIVTETQLLRLLGNSPLQVEFDFMYTATYEPKNTPQEHLVKFYETFDHVKNRKYDGMIITGAPVEQIPFEEVVYWQELCEIMDWSRRNVYSTLHICWGAQAALYHHYGIPKYDLPQKMFGVFPHSVNIKEKMLFRGFDDVFYVPHSRHTEVRREDIAKVPGLCILSESEEAGVYAVVDKKHRQLFITGHSEYDPLTLKAEYDRDVALGLPINIPANYYPNNDPAQTPQVRWRSAANLLFSNWLNYYVYQGTPFDLDKLNNSGDQSGLYGDGI comes from the coding sequence ATGCCAATTAAAATTCCTAACCATTTGCCGGCTGTAAACATCCTGGAAAAGGAAAATATTTTTACGATGGACGAAGATAGAGCTTATTCGCAGGACATACGTCCATTGCGGATTTTATTACTCAATCTGATGCCGACGAAAATAGTAACAGAAACGCAACTGCTTCGATTATTAGGGAATTCTCCACTGCAGGTAGAATTTGATTTTATGTATACTGCAACGTATGAGCCCAAAAATACGCCACAAGAACATCTGGTGAAATTTTACGAGACATTTGATCATGTTAAAAACCGTAAATATGATGGGATGATTATCACTGGGGCGCCGGTGGAGCAGATTCCGTTTGAAGAAGTGGTCTATTGGCAAGAATTATGTGAAATTATGGACTGGAGCAGGCGGAATGTATATTCCACTCTTCATATCTGCTGGGGAGCGCAAGCTGCTTTATATCATCACTATGGTATTCCTAAATATGATCTGCCTCAAAAAATGTTCGGAGTATTTCCTCATTCGGTCAATATTAAAGAAAAAATGCTTTTCCGGGGTTTTGATGATGTTTTTTATGTACCACATTCCCGTCATACTGAAGTAAGACGCGAAGATATTGCCAAGGTACCAGGTTTATGTATATTGTCCGAGTCCGAGGAAGCGGGTGTTTATGCGGTAGTGGATAAAAAGCATCGCCAGCTTTTCATTACGGGTCATTCCGAATATGATCCGCTGACGCTTAAGGCTGAGTATGACCGTGATGTGGCACTGGGACTTCCCATCAATATTCCGGCTAACTATTATCCTAACAATGACCCTGCACAAACACCGCAGGTGCGCTGGCGGAGTGCCGCCAATCTGCTTTTTTCAAATTGGCTTAACTATTACGTTTATCAAGGGACGCCTTTCGATCTTGATAAATTAAATAACTCTGGTGATCAAAGCGGGCTGTATGGTGATGGAATTTAA
- the cheA_2 gene encoding chemotaxis protein CheA: MSNEYSQVSGPELFVFETNQLLDKLEMLILDSEKNGGLQASIDEVFRIMHTIKGSAAMMSFNNISLLAHSVEDVFYFLREDRLAIVNYSELTDLVLLVVDFIKGEISKLEAGSSLTGDCSTLNNNIQAFLAAIKTMDPVNSSLPLMPNCDLQSFVEACQASGEDGQVVCETVVHFDDDCGMENLRAFTLITELGEYAQKVEYFPAEIMENDDTAEIIRNEGFKIWFATKTPVATLHNFFAQTMFLKEYTLNTVVDPDEIKPKERRIIDLDGPFPVEQSRSFEQPVMPDNSGDIEHSNAAKQSFISVNVAKMDMLMDLVGELVIAEAMVTQNPELQDLNLDKFFKAARQLRKITGELQDVVMSIRMVPLAATFHKMTRIVRDMARKLDKQVELEIVGEHTEVDKNIIENIADPLMHLIRNAVDHGIEPSHERMSKGKHRVGKVRLEAKNAGGDVWIIVQDDGGGLSRARILQKARERGLTDQDDSSLTDKQVYSFILKPGFSTKENITEFSGRGVGMDVVAKNIAAIGGAISVDSVEGMGTTMSIRIPLTLAIIDGMIIKVGKTIYTVPTISIKESFRLREQNLITDPDNNEMIMIRGQCYPVLRLHERFGIQSGLTDLYEGIMLMVEIEGRSLCLFADSLVGQQQVVVKALPSYIKKMPGIAGCTLLGDGSVSLILDVDGLIRV; encoded by the coding sequence GTGAGCAATGAGTATAGCCAAGTTTCAGGACCTGAGCTTTTTGTGTTTGAAACCAATCAATTGTTGGATAAGCTGGAGATGCTTATTTTAGACAGCGAAAAAAACGGTGGTTTACAAGCCTCAATTGATGAAGTTTTTAGGATTATGCATACAATAAAAGGTTCAGCAGCGATGATGTCTTTTAATAATATTTCTTTACTGGCTCATTCTGTGGAAGATGTTTTCTATTTTCTACGAGAAGATAGGCTGGCTATTGTTAATTATTCTGAACTTACAGATTTAGTATTATTGGTTGTTGATTTTATTAAAGGTGAGATTAGCAAATTGGAAGCCGGTAGCAGTCTTACTGGTGATTGCTCGACATTAAACAATAACATACAGGCTTTCTTAGCGGCAATAAAAACCATGGACCCAGTTAACTCCAGTTTGCCATTAATGCCTAATTGCGATCTCCAGTCATTTGTGGAGGCATGCCAAGCGTCAGGCGAAGATGGTCAAGTTGTTTGTGAAACTGTGGTCCATTTTGATGATGATTGCGGAATGGAAAATTTAAGGGCATTTACACTGATTACTGAGCTGGGTGAGTACGCACAGAAGGTGGAATATTTTCCGGCTGAAATCATGGAAAATGACGATACAGCAGAGATTATCCGCAATGAGGGATTTAAAATTTGGTTTGCAACAAAAACGCCAGTAGCCACTTTGCATAATTTTTTCGCTCAAACCATGTTTTTAAAAGAATACACACTGAATACAGTAGTTGATCCTGATGAGATCAAACCGAAAGAACGGCGCATCATTGATTTAGATGGGCCTTTTCCTGTTGAGCAATCTCGAAGCTTCGAACAACCTGTTATGCCGGATAACAGTGGGGATATTGAGCATAGCAATGCTGCAAAGCAAAGTTTTATTAGCGTTAATGTAGCAAAAATGGATATGCTTATGGACTTAGTGGGGGAATTGGTGATCGCTGAGGCGATGGTAACCCAAAATCCCGAACTTCAGGATTTGAATCTGGATAAATTTTTTAAAGCAGCTCGTCAGCTAAGAAAAATTACCGGAGAACTTCAGGATGTTGTGATGTCTATCCGCATGGTTCCATTAGCAGCTACCTTTCACAAAATGACACGGATTGTTCGGGATATGGCCCGCAAGCTAGATAAGCAAGTAGAGTTAGAGATTGTAGGCGAGCATACAGAAGTTGATAAGAATATTATTGAAAATATTGCCGATCCACTCATGCATCTTATTCGAAATGCCGTTGATCATGGGATTGAACCTTCCCATGAGCGGATGTCTAAAGGCAAGCATAGGGTGGGCAAGGTTCGTCTGGAAGCTAAAAATGCAGGCGGTGATGTCTGGATTATTGTCCAGGATGATGGCGGAGGCTTAAGCCGAGCTAGAATCCTGCAAAAAGCCCGTGAACGAGGGCTGACTGATCAGGATGACAGCTCGTTGACCGATAAACAAGTTTACTCGTTTATTCTCAAGCCAGGTTTTTCAACTAAAGAGAATATTACTGAATTTTCCGGTCGTGGAGTAGGCATGGATGTGGTGGCGAAAAATATTGCTGCCATTGGCGGAGCTATCAGTGTTGACAGCGTTGAAGGTATGGGAACTACGATGTCCATTCGAATACCGCTGACGTTGGCTATTATTGACGGTATGATTATTAAGGTAGGCAAGACCATTTATACGGTGCCGACGATTTCTATCAAAGAGTCTTTCCGATTGCGCGAGCAAAACCTGATTACTGATCCTGACAATAATGAAATGATTATGATCAGAGGTCAATGTTACCCGGTTTTACGGCTGCATGAACGTTTTGGCATTCAATCAGGACTCACTGATTTATATGAGGGAATTATGCTTATGGTTGAAATCGAGGGAAGGAGTCTTTGCCTATTTGCCGATTCACTGGTTGGGCAGCAGCAAGTTGTTGTAAAGGCATTACCGAGTTATATCAAAAAAATGCCAGGAATCGCCGGTTGTACTTTGCTAGGCGATGGCAGTGTCAGCTTAATCTTAGATGTGGATGGACTTATTAGGGTCTAA
- a CDS encoding dihydroxy-acid dehydratase — protein MVKQRCQDVRNLWAQVDALMLGMNWSEEDVEKPHILVDDVQGDSHPGSFHLDVLNDEACIGVYEAGGKPAKFHVTDICDGWAQGHDGMNYILASREVMADMVQIHASVIPWDGMILLSGCDKSVPAHLMAAARMDIPTIHIPSGSMRSGPNISTSGLAGPLTAKAKKGLVSQAEMRNFKLTGCPSCGACQFMGTASTMQCMSEALGVALPGTALMPATFMDIRRYARLAGKKIMELAEKNITASKILTQDAFENAIKVHAAIGGSTNALIHLPAVAHELGIELDPKLFDRIGQQIKYLTNIQPSGKYVTEMFWFAGGVPMIQWLIKDQLKLDVMTVTGQTLGENLNKLMKDGFFERCLNYLKTYGIPADEIIKSPEKAKQYGSIAVLTGNIAPDGAVVKYSAVVPAMQSHLGPAAVFNSEEEAQAAILAGKINPGAVVVIRYEGPKGSGMPEMFMTTDAIVFDEKLNGSVAIITDGRFSGATRGPCIGHVSPEAVEGGPIALIQDGDLIEIDIPTRSIHIVGITGVRKAAEEIKQILQQRRAVWQLPELTPKKGILRRYSQHAVSAMAGAYMK, from the coding sequence AGATGTGGAGAAACCCCACATTTTAGTTGACGATGTTCAAGGTGACAGCCATCCGGGCAGTTTTCACCTTGATGTTCTCAATGATGAAGCCTGCATTGGCGTGTATGAAGCTGGCGGTAAGCCTGCCAAGTTTCATGTCACCGATATCTGTGATGGCTGGGCGCAAGGCCATGATGGCATGAATTATATTCTGGCTTCTCGTGAGGTTATGGCCGATATGGTACAGATACATGCTTCGGTCATTCCCTGGGATGGGATGATCCTGTTGTCAGGCTGTGATAAATCAGTTCCGGCTCATCTTATGGCTGCTGCAAGAATGGATATTCCAACCATTCATATTCCCAGTGGCTCAATGCGTTCCGGTCCTAATATATCGACTTCAGGTTTGGCAGGACCCTTGACTGCAAAAGCTAAGAAAGGTTTAGTCAGTCAGGCCGAAATGCGCAATTTTAAATTAACCGGCTGTCCGTCTTGTGGTGCCTGTCAATTCATGGGGACTGCCAGCACAATGCAATGTATGTCAGAAGCATTAGGGGTGGCGCTGCCGGGAACAGCACTCATGCCGGCTACATTTATGGATATTAGGCGTTATGCCCGTTTAGCAGGTAAAAAAATCATGGAATTAGCTGAAAAAAATATTACTGCTTCAAAAATATTGACTCAGGATGCCTTTGAAAATGCAATAAAAGTTCATGCTGCAATTGGCGGAAGCACGAACGCACTGATCCATCTTCCAGCCGTTGCTCATGAGCTGGGAATAGAACTTGATCCAAAGCTTTTTGATCGAATCGGTCAACAGATTAAGTATTTAACCAATATCCAGCCGAGTGGAAAGTATGTTACCGAAATGTTCTGGTTTGCCGGTGGCGTACCCATGATTCAATGGCTGATTAAAGACCAATTGAAGCTGGATGTTATGACCGTGACTGGGCAGACATTGGGAGAAAACCTGAATAAACTTATGAAAGATGGCTTTTTTGAACGCTGCCTCAATTATCTAAAAACCTATGGTATCCCGGCTGACGAGATTATTAAATCTCCTGAGAAGGCAAAACAATATGGTTCTATTGCTGTGCTTACCGGAAATATTGCGCCAGATGGTGCTGTGGTCAAATATTCGGCAGTAGTGCCAGCCATGCAAAGTCACCTTGGCCCTGCGGCAGTTTTTAATAGTGAAGAAGAAGCTCAAGCGGCAATCCTGGCAGGAAAGATTAATCCGGGTGCAGTGGTCGTAATCCGCTATGAAGGACCTAAAGGATCGGGGATGCCCGAAATGTTTATGACCACTGATGCCATTGTATTCGATGAAAAGTTAAATGGTTCAGTGGCTATTATAACAGATGGCAGGTTTTCGGGTGCAACTCGCGGCCCTTGTATTGGCCACGTATCGCCAGAGGCCGTTGAGGGCGGACCGATAGCCCTTATTCAAGACGGGGATTTGATTGAAATCGACATACCAACTAGAAGTATTCATATTGTTGGGATAACTGGCGTACGAAAAGCTGCTGAAGAAATTAAACAAATTCTTCAGCAGCGCAGAGCCGTGTGGCAATTGCCTGAACTTACACCTAAAAAGGGTATTTTGAGGCGCTATTCGCAGCATGCCGTTTCGGCAATGGCTGGGGCCTACATGAAATAG
- the dapA1 gene encoding dihydrodipicolinate synthase family protein, whose translation MFKGILTPVITVLDQKGRLDFPGNELVINRLINHGMNGLLFLGSIGEFTALTMEEKKEFIRYVVKIVSKRVPVLIGTGGTVQEEAIELTQVAEQEGADGVVVISPYYFKLTPEIIYRYYANIARNTALPMMLYNFPERTSSDLGPDLVTRLAADFTNIVAIKDTVDNISHTRKLIQAVKQQRPEFTILSGFDEYLLPNLMAGGDGVLCGLTNVVPEVFSELLKAYETKDFGKVARLNKKVSILMNLYDVSQPFIGAIKGAVAARGVAINPTVKEPAMELTEWQCAEIDKILMMAEQV comes from the coding sequence ATGTTTAAAGGGATTTTGACTCCTGTTATTACGGTGCTAGACCAAAAAGGAAGGCTTGATTTTCCTGGCAATGAATTGGTTATCAATCGACTTATTAATCACGGCATGAATGGGCTGCTTTTTCTCGGAAGCATTGGCGAGTTTACGGCTTTAACCATGGAAGAGAAGAAAGAATTTATTCGCTATGTTGTCAAAATAGTAAGTAAGCGGGTGCCTGTTTTAATCGGTACAGGTGGGACGGTTCAGGAAGAGGCGATTGAGCTTACTCAAGTTGCCGAACAAGAGGGTGCAGATGGTGTGGTCGTAATTTCACCCTATTATTTTAAGCTTACTCCAGAGATTATCTATCGCTATTATGCTAATATTGCCCGTAATACGGCATTGCCAATGATGCTGTATAATTTTCCAGAAAGGACTTCTTCCGACTTAGGGCCAGATTTGGTAACACGGTTAGCTGCTGACTTTACTAATATTGTGGCAATAAAAGATACGGTTGACAATATCAGTCATACCAGAAAGCTAATTCAAGCCGTGAAGCAGCAGCGTCCTGAATTCACGATCTTATCCGGTTTTGACGAGTATTTGCTGCCTAATCTTATGGCTGGTGGCGACGGTGTACTATGTGGCTTAACAAACGTTGTGCCCGAAGTTTTTTCCGAGTTACTCAAGGCCTATGAAACTAAGGATTTTGGGAAAGTCGCGCGCCTTAACAAAAAAGTTTCAATTTTAATGAATTTATATGATGTTTCACAGCCTTTTATTGGTGCCATTAAAGGTGCTGTGGCTGCCAGGGGAGTGGCAATCAACCCAACCGTTAAAGAGCCAGCTATGGAACTTACAGAATGGCAGTGTGCCGAAATTGATAAAATTCTCATGATGGCAGAACAAGTGTAG